The DNA window CGGAACATCAGCACCGGGACCACAGGTCCGATGAACCACCGTGAGCACCGCCGGGAACCCGCAGCTCCGGCAACTCAGATCCGCGCGTTCACGCACCGCCGCGGACTCCATCTCGCGCACAAACAGCCACTGTTTTCCGCCACCACTGCATTACTCTGTTTAAACCGTCGGTGTAATCAGGTATCCGTTCCGCTCAGAtccgtttttgttgttgttctactTTGTGATTTTGTTTGAATTAAAGATTTGTTTGATGTATTTTGGTTAGTCTTGGTTATAAGAAAAGAGAATGATTTCTTAGGGTTGTTGTTTGGTTTTCaacgtgagagagagagagagagattggcCTGCTATTGTTATGtgtttgtttcctttttttttttaaaaataaataaataataataataataataataataataataataataaaagtgatGATGTGGTTTGAAAAGTCAATGTGTCATTTATCCTCCCTATTTATTACGAGCAACATCATTTGGGAGTTAAAATAGGAAAAGGGAAACGTGTTCTTTCTCATTCAActcatttatttttctattatttgtaACAATTATGTACTGTATTATATCATGACattgaattttgtttttgtttttgttttgttatgttaatttaaattcaaattggaCCAAGTTATTGTTGctcttttatttttagtttatttttattattaggcTTTTAGATTTATAaactttacaaaataaaataaaacatcatataaaaaaaacacaaaaatagtaaaatataaaacacaaaaaaaaaatattttaattagacattttcttttaaagtttaatattttcatttttgttaactataattaatatttgttagaatttttatcatttaatcatacattattttatttatccgtactaacattttatatttttgcGAGGAACTCCCATCTTGAGCATTGGGCTATTTGGCGGAcactaataattttattttatatatatatatatatatatatatatatatatatatatatatatatatatatatatatatatatatatatatatatatatatatatatatatatatatatatatattatttcttttaatttctgatttaattttcatttgggtttgtaataatttttatcccCATTTGTTGAAGTTATGTACCCCCATCCCaaagcgatgtaatagcgtaggacctttatattccgcactttaattttctgCACATATTTAACTGCTagtttaataggattgtatggaaagataacAAATTGAACGCTAGCTCACTAATTCAAAGATAAATAATCGAAAACTGCACACTATTATTACTTGTTCACAcattcacctctagggtacgcccctcttggttgccttcgattataaggtcgtgtccctcgaaatgtagaggtacccattagcaaaagtcccttgatacaaaatcgtcactaagtccctcgatgaccctcgattgttgcctacgaaaaagtgacgaccGTCCCTccaaatattgctaaaggtacctctacctgttgccttcaacgacctcgatgacccttcgatgacccgcacgtccaatataacaaggactacctactcctatatagtatggatagtcctgggaactttaaaatttacagaaaaagaccagttaaatagggtagtgctcttaaactgcctagctcaataaaaatatcttttcaatatcatttcaaaaaaactaaggctacgcatttacgctaaagtccttatgccccttttcaattcaaaacaaacaaacaaacatgagctaagcaaattaagagcccgtagaaaactacggatgaaaagggtgcttacactttcccttttcataacttaccccccgagcccgttttctttttcaaaaggtctttttctgtactttttacctttcctaacattggacaaaataaaagttggtggcgactcatgcttaccgcaacattgttgcatattaaaaataaaagtcagttcaccgagttacactcGGCAATAAGGAAGTCGACAGAATTTCATGGTCTGAGGATTGCAAGAAATCATTTGTGGAGGTCTTGCAGTTCCTTTTTGCACCACCGATTTTGGTACGACTTGAAGCTGATTAACCTCTTATTCTGTATCTTTCGGTATCAGACAAAGATATAAGTTCGACACTCGTACAACATGGAGATAAGGGGGAAAGACCGGTCTGCTTTGTAAGCAAAATGTTGAAGGGGGCTGAGCTACGCTACCAGAAGATTGAGAAGCTATCACTTGTTGTAATGGCCACTGCTCGGAAACAATGACATTATTTCCAGGGGCGTCCCATTATCGTCAGGATAAACTATCCGGTCACACAAATATTGAAGAGACCAAATCTAGCTGGAAGAATGGTATCTTGGGTTTTTGAACTCTCTGGGTATGATATAACATTTGAGACGAGGAGTGCTATCAAATCCCAGCTACTGACCGACTTTCTAGTCGAGCTTAGTACGCCTACTGAGGAGTTAAATGAAAATTGGGTGCTATCTGTGAACGGTTTGTCTAACCTAAAGGGCAGCGGTACAACTATTGTATTAGAGGGACCGGGAGAAATAATTTTGGACCAATCACTATGCTTTAGCTTCTAGGAAAGCAACAATCAGGAAGAATATGAAGCTATCAAGCCCTCCTATGATTGGCAAAAAAGGTCGGCGTTACTCACTTAGTGGTGCACACCGATTCCCAGTTGGTAGCCAGCCAGATCAGAGGAGACTACCAAACAAAGGATCTGGTTATGGTAAAATACTTACAACAGACGCTATAGATGGCTCAGGATTTCACAAGGTTCGAGGTGCTCCATGTACCCAAGGAGGAAAATCTAAGGGTCGACCTATTATCTCGCCTTGCCAGAACCAAGGACCCAATGCTTAATAGGACTTTTATACAGGAGACGCTCGAGACTCCCAGTACAGAGGTCGATGAAGTAATGACGCTTGATAATGCAGAAGGCTGGAAAGGGCCTATCATACGGTATCTCACTCAAGACTAATTACCTGGTGACGAATTGGAAGCTCGGAGGATCAAGAAAGTATCGGCTCGTTACATAATGGTGGCCAACCAGCTGTATAAAATGGGAAGGTCGACCCCAATGTTGAGGTGTTTGTCAGAGTAGGAGGTGGGTCCGATTATGAGGGAGGTGCACGAGGGGTATGCGACAGTCTTATAGGGGCGAGCGCTATTAAGGAAAATACtttgggttgggtatttttgtcCGAGTATGTTGGAGGATTGTGCCTGATTTGTAGACCGGTGTGAAAAGTACCAGATACATGCTTCGTTCATACATTCACCTACTGAGTTGCTACACTCAGTGATGTCTCCTTGACCATTTTATCAATGGGGTTCTGACATACTTGGGCCTTTCCCTCTGGCGACCAGGAAGATCAAGTTCTTGATAGTGGTAGTTGATTACTTTACTAAATAGGTGGAGGCAGAAGCTTTCAAGGAAGAGATCTTGTTCTGAAAAATAGTAACAGATTCAAGAAAGAAGGGTAAGATCGACCCCAACTGGAAAGGACCATATAGGGTCAAGGAGGTACTCAACAATGGCGCTTACAAATTAGAGAATTTGGATGGGGTAGAATTGCCTAGAACTTGGAATGTAGTGTTGAAAGTATATTGGGGTACTtttagtttatcgtttccacagggattggtgcgatatcaccgccgttctatagtttatgttgtcttgagttaaagttaatttggttttggtttggtaaaagatcattcacaaatttagtagcaaagattaaaattaggaaagttctaagtttaaagaaaagtatcaagacttgattaAATCGACCTAAAATTTGTATGTCTTCCTACAAACATGcgtatgaattcattattaaccAATACTTCACGTATCGTTCGTCTATACCGTTCGTTTCCGCAATGTTATAGCAAGATTTACCTTATTGTTCAACCAACAATTTCTCAACCGattgaacaatacaaataacatttataaaccgatacaaagtgattatcaaccattaATTCTATGTATAgacttaatgtttgatagatgatagagttagatcaagattgaaatattgtatttcacaaacatttaaaccatagaaattcaagaataaacaaactagatcatctatattgattaataacttgttcatacacaatattcataagaaaaacatacaaaaggtaaGGAAGATTACATCAAAGCCTTGACACCAAAAGTGTTTAGCTAGCCATTGACATGGTAGCCTGCacaagaaggaaggaaggaagaATAGCAAGCATCAACGGTGATTTCTCGACGATCAATGCTCCAATTCTTTGATTATATGTTGAAATacttaaattagggtttcttagctcTCAAAATGATGTAACAAGTCTCAAAAACAGAACTGTCCCTTAAATACAAAATTCAGATTCTatccagcgcgcgtcgcgcgctgcagCTCACGTCGCACCCCCTTCATTAATGATCAAACCGCCCCAAAGCGCGCATCGCGCGCTCCTTTGCTCGCGACGCGCGGATGCCACTGGATTTTGaactttatttttcctttcagAGCGCGGCGCGCGCTCTAGCTCGCGACACGCCCTTGAGCCTAACTTTGAATCTTTGTCCTTGCAATACTTTCAACAATCCAAGCCTTAAGTTCCATCCACAAAAGAAAACCTGCacaaaaatcacttgaaaataGATTAACAGAAAACGAAAGCTAAATTaactaaaatactattatttacttcaaaataaacgGGGATCCAAGAATATGCGAATAAAATAGTTGAAAGGTACTAAATATAAGagcaaatattaacacaatttgacaCCTAACATGTAgcaaatttaaaattttactaCAACTTAAAAACATTGTAATAAACATGTAATAAAGTAAGGTTTGCGGGTAGTACTCTATTTTCTTGCAAGGGCAAGAGTTTTTAATGAGGCACTCCCAATCTCTTTTCATATATTGTGTTATTCACATGGAGATCAGATTAAGGCACCTAAGTCGGTTACGCCATCACGACCTCTTTCCGCACTTAAGCTGATTACGCCATCGCGACCTATGTTGCGCCTAAGCCGGTTACACCATCGCGACCCCTGTATGCACTTCAGCCGGTTACGTCATCGCGGCCTCTGTCTGCACTTCGTCCGGTTATGCAATCGCGGCCTTTGTACGCAACCATAAGGGTTCAACCTATGGGTTTCCACCTTAGTCTAAAAATGTTTAGTCGCTTTCCCGACTTCAGATATAATTGGCTTGATTTATCAAGTAGGCGCTACTGAGAAATGGTACTGCTGGCCAATCAGACTCTTTGTCTAAAAGCACTTCACCCCGCTACACAAGCTTCATGCTTGGGGGAAGTCATATCAGATGAAGTTAGTTGTACATTTCTAAAGACATATATACATAGTACAAAAGCAGTATTCAAACACACATTTAAACTTGAAAACATAATGCATACAAAAGCAGTATTCAAACCCACATATTCGGAAATGCAACTTCATGGATGAATAACAAAACATAcaaataaaacacttaaaaaacatcaTTCTCCGGGATGGTCAATAGGCTGATCATCAGTTAGTTCCACCCGGGGTCCTTATCAGATACGCTTTCAGCTTCAACTTCAGGAGACTCATCATCCATGTCCACCAGTTGGCTGTCTCGGGCAACTTTAAAGTAGTCCATGGTGTCAACATTCAGGTCGGGTTGAAGGATCAAAGCTTGCACTTTTGCTCTCTCAAAGGCTTCATCTCCAGCGTAAAGAATGTCGACTTGGGCATCTTTTAGTGAAAGTCTTAGTTGCTCGTTGGATtctgttgttgtttttattggctgattgacatttatgtttggctaaaatataatagcagcaaaatgtaatagaatgtataaatcttgcaaatataaaagaacaaaacaggtacaagcaagatgttatatggaatgaaATGACATCGGGCCTGCAGAATTGGAACATGAATATTCAGTCtaatactcaacagatacagaatattctatggaatattatgtaatcctatgtggagcaaatttaaaggtcaatagaatcaagtcaaaatattgaagaatcaaatcagaatattgaagattcagcagtttctaatttaggagataaattaggaaacttgtgattgaagacctttcttttagcagaagatatctacagatttgtaacagctagtagtgatgcgatttgtaagcccaagtccaattgggaataggttataaatagaaacctttgtaacctagtttaataTAGAAAATCGTGtatagaaaagatgtagtcattagggtttctataggtagaccacccaggctgtgggatggctgccatgttcttcttgaaacctgtaggtaagagaagttattgttctcactcgaaacctgtaggtaagatttgagtattatgttcttgattgaagctgtgaagcaagatcaagttagtttttcttgttaattgtttaaatagctgTTACAGGGTtataacagttaggtatcactagggagtgagcagaggttctcttgtcttagatggagttctaagataaaggttgtattgggtagtgactaggtaaactagaggttgtttatctgtaagcCAGAGGTTCTCGACCTCTTGACTAAGGTTGCCCAGTAAGGTTTCAGAACTTTTCCTCTCTACCGATAATTTGGCCAGTTGCTTGTTGATTTCATCAAAATTTTTAGTTTGAGTCTTTAAGTCATCCTTCAGTTTAAACACTTCCTTGGAAAATTGATGCTCAACTTGGTCTGATGCATCCCCCGCTTCAAAACGGGTCCGAGTCATCACGACACACCTCATCAGATAGGTGCCTATATTGGCAACCAGCTGTTGAGACCCAGTGGATCTTGCTTTAGCCACATCATCATCAGAGTTGAGATGGTCATAGAGAAATTTTAAACCATCATAACTGTTGTCCCAAAACTTGAATTGAGAAGTGGGACGATGCTGCTGGCTACCTTGTCTGGGATCTTGCATCAGTGCCGAGATGATATGATTGAGACTATTGGAAAGATCGACCATCATGGTTTTTTTGCTTCTTGGCACGAGGGGGCTGTTGAGGAGGATTAGGGAGGTCGGAGTGCGTCGCCGAGATCATTTGGGTATTTTTTCTGCACCGGTCTTCTTTTTCCGAGTGGTTCGAGTTTGGAGGTCGGAGGAATCAAACTTCAAAGTTGACTGATTGGCAGCTCGCCGAGCTCTGTCTTCTGCCATTAACTTCCTTTTCTCCTTGATGTTGGCAGTTGTCATCTTTTCTGTAAAAAGTTAAAACGTCAGGCAAGGAAAAAAGCATAAATTCATACGACTTGGGGTTATGGAGATCATTACCTAAATGTGCCAAGAGCTTCTCTAGGTCATCGGACATTTCTATAATATCCTTGGTTTTCATCAACTGAAAGGATTCTAAGAGGGAAAGCGCTTGAATCTCATCAACACTTAATTTGTCATAATGAAAATCGAATATCGGTATTGGGTTCTCCGTCTAGTAAAGAGGAAAGTTCCGATTACCATCTAGGGCATACAAAATGCTTGGGCACCTTCTTCCACCCTTAACCCGGATAAACCGGTCTTTAAAACCTTTTTAGTTGGATGTGTAGGCTCGGAGGAAGCTTCTACCCGGGGCTTCATTGAGAGAAACCCAATTGCCCTTGTCGGCTTCTTTCAATTCAAAAAAGGAGAAGAATATGCCTAGGGGTTGGGTTAATATTTAGGGCTTCACAGATAAACTCGAAATCTTTGATAAAACCCCATCCATTTGGACGTAATTGGACTGGGGCTATGTTTAGGGTGGTCAGAAGATCGGGTTTGAAATCAATAAAAGGGAATTGTATCTTAAAGTCGTCAAGGACACCAAGATGGAAATAGAAGAATTCTTCATTAACGCCTTTTGGACAGAAGAGGCAAACCACCTCACTTTCCTCACAGACCTCTAAAATGACGTCCTCTTCGTTTCTAGTGGAGGAAACGTTTCTTATAGCACGGACTTTTTCTATGTCATTATATTCAACTGAGCTATTCTTGTAGCTTAGCACTTCAACATCTACGAAAGATCCTCTCATCTCTGTTAGGAATTCTACAAAATCTGATGACCCAGACTCTGAATCAGAATCGCTAAAAGACTCGTAGAGGTCTCCATATACCTCTTGAATGATTTGGGCAAATTTGGTTCGCCTTAAATGCCATTTGCATAAATTCATGCATTGCTTCCAGAGAGCTTTTCTCTCTTCTGCATTTTAGGGAGCGGGCACGTTCCCCGACTCGTCACATTCTCTAATAATAACCATAACTACAAAAGGATAAAGCAAATGGTGGTGAAATTTTTACCTGAAGAAGAATGCTCGAATGAAGgtagaaagttttttttttttgaaaattcttcATGCAAGAAATACTTGGAACTGGAAAAGGAAAAGGCAGGGGGGCATTTAAAGGGTTTAAAACCTAGGCTAAAGGCTATAAAATAGAGTTAAGGGAGTGGTGCATTTCCCGTAAAAACTCATTATTACCTGGGGACAAGAAAGACATGACTTAAATGGCTATTAAAACCTACTGACGCACGCTAAGGTTACGTTGATCGTGGGATTGCTAGGAGGTCGGTCATCCAAATTGACTCAATAATTCTAAAAAGACCGAACTCTTCATCCTTGCAGGATTCTAGATTCGGaaattgtacatatttagaatatttaggCCGATTAGGGAGGTCGGCGAGAAGATACGGGGTTAGTTAAGGAGAATTAGCGATTAGTGAGCTAGGATTGATTGTGAAGACCTTCAGCCCGGAAGACCACCCTCTTCAGTCGGGTAACTCACCTATATCCTCCAGCTCACCGAGAATCTACCTCCAGCTCGACAGGGAGGTCTTTCATCCAAGTCGGCTACGACGGTTATGGATATATGAAAGGCTGCTACCGTTACAGAGGTTACGGTTCCTTAAATGGTGGACAGCGGAAGTTACAGATAGCggccattatgaagggaatccaAGGGTTGCTCCATCAATGTTGTTATTCATCACTCTAAGACTATAAACAGGACTCCCAAATGAGGGATAAGTAAGACACGCTTCATCTTGAGCCTGCATCAATAGCACTGCTCAAATCCCTATAAAAGATAAATCTATCAATTCAGTTGCGACTTCACTGGATTAACTTCCGGGAGGTATTCCAAACGTGTTCTGCCGGAAAAAAATTTGCTTTGTCCTCACTCACGCGCTAGAAAACTTCTATCCCTGATCTCTCTTTTCTATACCAACTAACCTATCAAATAATGCATTTTGAGTTGTTGAGAAAGCTGAATTTAGATAGATGAACCtctcaaataatgaaaataatagaACAAACAACAACCATGATTTATGGTTCCTATTACATCAGTATCCGCTGGTTTATTGGCTTCTGTCGTTATAAACAAAACATTGCAATTAATATTTCACCCTTCTGACAAAGGGCTTATCAACATCAATTATTTGAATAAACACCTTTAACAAATATATAGTCTTAATTATTTgagtaataaatatttatttgcacTTTAAATATCATATCAcacattaaaatacattaatatatGGAAAAAAAACATATGAAATCTTTTCTTTCTATCTCACATATTGGTTCAAGGGCAAAATGTGATAGCATAGTTTGCTCCACCAGAGCATGTAAAAGTACTAGTTTTATCATCATAAGCATAGCTATAAGCCTGAGGACATTGATccttaaaaatctttgaataagTATTTGGTGGACACTTATCAGGTGTAGCAAAATCTCCACTACAGCAATACTCAGGTTTGTTCAAAGCCAAACAAGCACTCTTGCAAGCAATCACACTTCCATCTGAACCCTTAACCGAAAAATCCGGAGGACAAACATTGTTCACATTATTAGGGCAACTACTTGCTTTGCAATCCCCCGAACCACCTTGTGGCGTTACCGATACCGGTAGGTTGAAGCCATCGACTAGGCTAACATCATAGAAATCTTGTCCGTTGTTTGATGCAAGAGTGAATTCAACTAGTGAAACGGGAGGAGTTCCACCAGCATTATTGCATGGTACTTGACCGGATGCACAATCACCGGTAGCGCAGACGAATTTGCCTGATGCGTCGGTTGAGCATTGAGATCTGGCCCAGAATCTTCCTGACCATGGGGGTGAGATGTTGAGAGTGGTTGAAGCTTTGGAGGCTAGCTCGAAACCGGTTGAGACCGATTGTGAGGTTCCACCTCCGGTGAGTGTGGCTGGCCATATGGTGTATGGACAATTGTTTGTGATTGTGAATGTTGCTGAGTTAGCACCTGCATGGATCCATGAAAATGTGTTAGttattcaaaatataaaaatttcttATAGGGAAAGAACACTCAAAAAATTAATAGAGAAGATTTCGTAGAAATTGTTGGAGAATTCAGAGAAGTCGGGAGCATCAATCGGTGCAATTTTCTAAAAATCTTGAGATATTTGATATATAAGTATTTTCTCTTCTAAATCTAACATTTTATACATTATAGACGATATGAAACTTAATCACTGAAACACGATGGTTGCATCTAATAACAAAAATAAGAGCTTAATTACCTGAGAGGAAAAGGGTTGATAAGAGGAGCATAAAGAGTATACCAACCTCCATTTGTGAATTATTTTGGTTTGATTTGATACTTGGTTGATATTGTAACGTGATAGAATGTCAATTCAATATGTATGTATTTATAGCAAAATTGGAGATACTGTACtgtgaattatttttatttatttttctttatgttgaggattttgttgtcattgaatattattatttttagaaattgaaaataaatatctCATCAAATAAAGATTTTTTTAGATGCGATAACTTTTTATTAAGATTTTGAGTGttttcaaatcaaatatttattacaAAAGTATTCCTTGTTTATTAGAGATATTTGTCAAAGATTAAAATCTTAATATAAGAAAGGTAATTTCAAGAAATTTGACCcataaaaaagagagagaaaaaataaactgccaaggattgccctccaaaatatcaatgatatcaaataccattttttttttcaaaatgtttggtattattaatttttcttaaaatatgttGTAAGAGATTGAATCTTTTGATTGCTACCTTTATTGattttaataaactttttttataatCTTTTCTCTTTATGTAAAGGATTTTTTGCTCATGGAAT is part of the Vicia villosa cultivar HV-30 ecotype Madison, WI unplaced genomic scaffold, Vvil1.0 ctg.000189F_1_1, whole genome shotgun sequence genome and encodes:
- the LOC131625124 gene encoding thaumatin-like protein 1 — protein: MEVGILFMLLLSTLFLSGANSATFTITNNCPYTIWPATLTGGGTSQSVSTGFELASKASTTLNISPPWSGRFWARSQCSTDASGKFVCATGDCASGQVPCNNAGGTPPVSLVEFTLASNNGQDFYDVSLVDGFNLPVSVTPQGGSGDCKASSCPNNVNNVCPPDFSVKGSDGSVIACKSACLALNKPEYCCSGDFATPDKCPPNTYSKIFKDQCPQAYSYAYDDKTSTFTCSGGANYAITFCP